AAGAACTGATCATCGGAGGCGTGGTCCTGTTGCTATTGATTGCGCTGGTCATTTACTACCTGAAAAGAAAAAAACAGGCACCGCCTCCGGTCACTGTGTCCGCTCCGCCTCCCCTCCCAATACCTCCCGGTGAAAAAGCATTGGTGGCATTGGAACAGCTGGAAGAAGAAAAGCTGTGGCAGAATGATCAACATAAAACCTACCACAGCAAGCTGACCGATATCATACGTATATACCTGGAAGAGCAGTTTGATTTGCATGCCATGGAAATGACATCGGATGAGTTGCTCACGCACATGCGCAGCCTTGCCATCGACGATCAGGCCAAACAAAAGATCCGGCCCGTGTTTCTTCTGGCAGACATGGTGAAGTTCGCTAAACTGAAACCACTCGTATCGGAAAACGAACTAAGTCTGAAGCAAGCCCGGGAATTTGTAATGTCAACACGGCTTGATCTTTTGGAAACCAATCAGGAGGATCAAAACCCATGAAGGATATAACCTTTGCATATCCCTGGGTGTTCCTTGCCCTCCTGCTCATTCCGGTGCTGGTATTTCTGTATTTCAGCAAACTCAGGCATGCCCGTCCTGCACTGATCCTATCTTCATTGCCGTATATCCCACGGGAAAAAGCAGGATTAAGAAGCCGGTTGGTTCATGTTCCGTTTTTTCTCCGGCTTCTCACGCTTGCTGTTATCATCACGGCTTTGGCCAGGCCACAATCCAGTCTCAGTCAGCGAAGCATATCAACGGAAGGAATTGATATTGTTGTTGCCATGGATATTTCCAGCAGTATGTTGGCCAGGGATTTCAAGCCGGATCGCCTGGAGTCATCAAAAAGACTGGCATCGGAATTCATCGAACGAAGACCAAATGACAGGATAGGCCTGGTGGTCTTTGCCGGAGAAAGCTTTACGCAGTGCCCGCTTACAACCGACCATTCAATCCTGATCAATCGCTTTGGCTCTATTCGCGTTGGCCTGCTTCAGGATGGCACTGCCATCGGATTGGGGCTGGCCAATGCAGTAAACAGACTGCGTTCAAGTGAAGCCAAAAGCAAGGTGGTAATCCTCCTTACCGACGGTGTGAACAATAGCGGTTCCATCACGCCTGAAACAGCTACCGAACTGGCAGAGACCATGGGCGTCCGGGTGTACACGATTGGCGTAGGCACCAAAGGGATGGCTTATGGTCCGATCGGGCAAAGGCCGGATGGGAAAGTGGTATTTGATATGGTTCCGGTAGAGATTGATGAAAAGGTCCTGGGAAGTATCGCTGACAATACGGGCGGTCAATACTTCCGGGCACAGAATGAAAATGAGCTCCGCACGATTTACAAGCAAATCGATCAGCTGGAAAAATCAAAGATCGATGTCACCGAATTTACCGAGAAAGGTGAGGAATTTTTACCCCTTGCCTTGCTAGCCATCGGATTGCTCCTGGCTGAATTCATCCTTAGTCAAACCTTGTTCAGAAGCACACCCTGATGTTCCGTTTTGAACATAGCGAATTTCTGCACGGGCTTTGGATCATCGCCCTGTTGTTTCTTCTTGCAATCCTCGGCGTGCGGATCAGGCGCAGGATTCTGGGTCGCTTTACGGATGAGAAGTTGACTGATCGCCTGGCACCTGACCGATCACGTACCCGTCCCTGGATAAAAACCAGTTTACTGATCATGGCTTTCGCCTTGCTGATCCTGGGCGCTGCCAATCCGCAACTCGGCTCGAAGCTTCAGGAGGCGAAACAGGAAGGGATTGACCTGATGGTGGCCTTCGATCTCTCCAATAGTATGATGGCAGAGGATGTCAAACCCAACAGACTGGAGCAGGCAAAACAAATGGTATCCCGGCTGGTTGAAAAACTGAAGGGAGACAGGATCGGTATCGTGGTGTTCGGAGGCAAAGCATATACACAGCTTCCCATCACGTCCGACTATGCTGCCGCCCGTCTGTACCTGTCAACATTCAATACGGAACTTATCCCCACGCAAGGCACCGCCATCGGTGATGCCATCCGCACATCCATGGAAGCGTTCAGTGAAGACAATGATCACGGCAAAGCCATCCTGGTGATCAGTGACGGGGAGAACCATGAAGATGATGCCATTGAAGCAGCCAAAGAGGCGAACGAAGCCAATGTGATCATCCTTACAATGGGCATCGGTTCACCTGACGGTGGCCCCATCCCCATATACCGTGGAAAAAACATGGTCGGGTATCGGAAAGACCAGGAAGGCAATACGGTGGTGACACGCATGAATGCAACGATGCTACAGGAGGTCGCAGCTGCCGGCCAGGGATCCTATATCACATATACCGGAAGCGAAAGTTCTGCGAAACGCGTTCTTGAAGAGATCGGTAAATTGCAGAAAGGTGAGATCGCCACGAGGTTGTTCACCGATTATGAAGACCGGTTTTACTATCTCTTATGGGCGGCACTTATCCTGCTGGTTGCGGAAACACTGATTCCGGAAAAACGAAGCAAATGGTTCGACAAATGGACAATATGAGACGGATTCCCTCTTTGCTCTGGCTGGCGATACTGTTGGCGGGAGCAGCTACATCCTTTGCTCAGGACGATGCGAAATATATCCGGGAAGGCAATAAACACTATGAAGCGCAGGCTTTCGACAAGGCCGGAGAAGCGTATCAGAAATCCCAAAAGGAAAATCCGGAATCCCGGGAGGCACGATTCAACCTTGGCGATGCCTATTACAAACAAAAGAAATATGAAGAAGCCGCCCAACAATTCAGGAGCCTGGCCAGCGAAGGAAAGGGAGATGAGGCATTCAAAGGAAAAGTTTACCATAATCTTGGAAACACATACCTTCAATCCAGGAAACTGGAAGAAAGCATTGAAGCCTATAAGCAGGCTTTGCGCCTTCAACCGAATGATCCGGAAACCAAGTACAACCTGGCTTATGCGCAATCCCTGCTAAAGAAGCAGCAACAGCAGGATCAGGAAAAACAGGATCAGGAGAATAAGGATAAAGACAAAAAAGACGAAGAGAACAAGGACCAACAGGAAAAAGAAAAGGAAAAAGAGCAAGACGAAAAGAAAGATCAGCAGGACAAGAAAGATCAGCAGGACAAAAAAGATCAGCAGGACGAGAAAAAGAATCAGGAGGACAGCAAGGAATCACAGGAAAAGGAAGGCCAGAAGAACGATGAACAGAAACAGGGAAATAAACCTGATAAGCCCGATAAGATATCCAGGGAAGATGCCGAGCGCTTGCTGGATGCTTTGCAGTATGAGGAAAAGAAATTATTAGATGAACAACAAAAAGTCATCAAAGGCAAAAAAGTACCTGTAGCGAAAGACTGGTAAATGAAAAGCCGCTATCACATATTGAGGTTGACCGGATACATCCTGATCCTGCTAGCCATGGCATGCACAGGATTGCATGCGCAGGTTAGGTTCCAGGCAAGTGTAGACAAGAACCAGGTGGGTGTGGGTGAATACTTCCAGTTGAATTATGAGCTGAATTCCATGGGTAGTGACTTCCGGCCTCCCAGCGTGGCAGGCATCGAAGTGGTTCAGCAGCTCGGCCCTAGCCGGCAAAGCTATAATATCAACGGACAGGTATCTGAAAAATGGACAATGAAATACCTTCTCCAAACCAAGCAGGAAGGTGAAGTGGTTATTCCGCCCGCATCCATTAAGGTCAAGGGAGAAGTATATGAGACAGAAACGATCCGCGTTAAGGTTACCAAGGCAGCGAGCTCAGGCAGCGCTGTTGCCGAATCAGGAGACAAGGATGTTTTCCTTAAACTGGAGAGCTCAAAAAACTCCGCCTATGTCGGTGAAGTACTGACCTTATCATGCTACCTCTACAGCAAAGTAAACATCGGGAATTTCGAACCCTTTGACATTCAAAAAGACGGCTTCCTCCACTTCACCGTACCACCGGTCAGAAAGCCGGGAGAACCCGTATCTGTTAACGGTGTCCGATACACCAGGTGGCGTATGCAAAAAGACATCCTTGTGCCTCAGAAAGCCGGTCAACTCGAGATCCCCGCCATCTCTACCACCTTTTATGTGCAAGAGGCTATTCCAGGGCGCCGGTCGTGGGCGGATGCCATATTCGGCACACCCACCCGAAACGTTCCCAGATCGGTAAAGACCCCCCCGATGAGGTTTAACATCAAGCCCTTGCCGGAGGAAGGAAAGCCGGTAGGGTTTACCGGTGCAGTGGGTGATCTGCGCATGAAAGTTGAAACGGACCGCAACCGCCTGAAAGCAAACGAAGCTGTTACGCTTACCATTACGCTTTCCGGTAACGGCAATTTACAGTTACTGGAAACGCCCCATCCGGATTTCTCGGCATCTTTTGAGGTTTACGACCCGAAGAAATCCGAGAACATATCCATCAATGAAAATGGCATCTCCGGGAGTGTAAAATTCGAGTATGTGCTGATCCCGCGACGGGACGGAAAGATCACCATTCCATCATTCCCGTTTCACTATTTCAATCCGGTCAGATCCAGTTACGTAACCCTGGAGTCCCCGGAATTTGTCATTGAAGTTGAACCCGGAAGCGCACCCCATACCAATGCGGTTCGTGCACCCGGACAACCGGAAATGATCGGAGATGACATCCGTTATATTCACACCGGAAATGGCCAGCTTGCTTCCATTGACAACAATTTCTTCGCATCCGCCACCCACCTGGCACTGTCAGGTTTACCGGTGCTGGCGTTGTTCTGGCTGATCGGATATGCCCGGAAAAGAAAGCGCGAAGACGCCGATGTACAGGGAAGCCAAAGCCGGAAGGCTCGGAAAATGGCACGTAAAAGATTGGCCAAAGCGGAATCCCTGCTGAAAGCAAATCAAAAGGAAGGTTATTATGAAGAAGTCCACAAGGCATTGTGGAACTACGTAGGCCACCGGTTACGCATCGAACCGGCAGATCTGTCTATGGAAAAGGCCCTTGATTCTCTCAAATCCGGAGGCGTAGATGATGATACGGTTGCTTCACTCGGCAGGTTGATCGGGCAATGTGAAATGGCACGTTATGCACCTCCCGGCAGTATCGGTGAATTGGAGAACTTCCTGGAGCAATCGATCCAGGTAATCGCTAAAATTGAAAACCAGTTGCAATGAAACGGTTGATCATACATACGCTTGCCTTGCTCTTCACCGCGTTATCAGCCATTGCACATCCTTCGTTTGAAGAAGGCAACAAATACTATGCGGAAGGCAAGTACAGCGACGCCATCAAAGCCTATGAACAAGTATATGAAGACGGATACCAAAGTGCCGATTTATACTACAACCTCGGAAATGCATACACCAAACTTAAGCAAACCGGGAAGGCCATTCTATACTACGAGAAGGCCCTGAAGTTGGAACCGGGACACGAAGATGCCCGCAACAACCTGGAGTGGATCAGTGCACAGACCCGCGACCGCATCGAGGTCATCCCAACCCTTTTCTACCAACGATGGATTCAAAGTTTCACATCTTTGTTTCAGCCTGCAGGATGGGCATGGATAACACTCTTATTTGAATGGCTGGCAGCCGGCGGATTTTCACTTTACCTGCTGATGAAGAACCGGCGTATTGCACGCAATCTTTTCTACCTGTCCTGTATGTTGGTCACTTTTACCATCATTGCATGGGTAGCCGGTTCAGGAAGACTGCATCAGATTAACCGTTCGGATTCTGGCGTCATCATGTCCTCCTCCGCTGTGGTAAGAGCTGCACCGAACGGTACCGGCAGTGAGTTGTTCATCCTGCATGAAGGTGCCGTATGTGATGTACTGGAGCAAGATCAGGATTGGATGAAGGTAAGACTCACCAACGGTAAAGAAGGATGGGTCGAAGCCGAAGCGATGGAGATGATTTAAAAGTTTAAGGTTGAAAGTTTAAGGTTGAAAGTTTAAGGTTCCTGGTTGGCTAACTGCATACCAATCGTTTGACCGGAGTCTTCCGATGAAAAAGATACTGCTGATATCAGATACACACGGCTACCTTGACCCGAGGTTGATGCCACATATCACCTGGGCGGACGAGGTATGGCATGCAGGTGATATCGGCAAGGAGTCGGTTCTGGATGCCATCGAGGCCTTGAAGCCCGTAAGAGCCGTCTGGGGAAATATCGACAGTGGAGAAATGCGCCGCCGGCTTAAAGAGGAGCTACGGTTTGACTGCGAGGGAATGGATGTGTGGATGACCCATATCGGCGGTTATCCGGGAAGGTATGACCGGAGGATCGTTGAAAGGTTGAAAAAGGATCCTCCCGGTATGTTCATTTGCGGACATTCGCATATCCTGAAAGTGATTTACGACAAGAATCTGCAACTGCTCCATGTGAATCCGGGCGCTGCGGGTAAACATGGCATTCATCATGTGATCACCGCCATCCGGATGGAAATTGATCAGGGCAAGGTGAAGGAACTAAGTATCGTAGAGTGGCCCAGAAAAAACATCAGCGGATCCGATCCATCGAACGAACCAACTCCTCGTCTTTCCGGATCGCCCGAAGGGCAAGAATAACAAATACCACAGACACAACGGGAAGTACCGTGACCGGTGACATCTCAAACACCCAGGCTTCATTATGACTGATGATGGCATAGGCGTAGTAGAATATCGCCACCTGAAAGATCAACAAGGCCACCAGAATAATTCTTCCAATCAGCATCTGACGTGTCCTGTTCTTATAAAGCAATACAGTTACAAATGAGAGCAGGATTGATAGAGACAGCAGCACAAACAACGGAACGGTGAATAACTTTACATTCCCGCTAAGTCCGTCCATTAATCCATATACATAAAATGGAGCCGCTTCTTCAGCTTCTGCCATTTTAACTTCGCCCAAAGGAAAATAAAGCAGAGGCATCACAAAACCCGCAGCCAGAATAAGAAAAACAGTTTGAATCCGTTGCAACATAACGAGCGCGAAATTGACAATTTTTTTTTGATCTCAACTTGCAATCCATGAATTATTTGTAATATTGCATTGTCTTTACTCAGTTCCTGCACGCATTTCAAAGGCGGGAAAAACCAGCAAATGACATACAAAGTAGTTTAAACGGAAGGTTAGCACCGCGGGAAGGCATTATTGTTCATTACAAGAATTGATCGCAATACAGCACTGAAATCATCCTACTCAATCATAAAATTTACCCCTTTACTTATTCCAAAATTACCAAGGCATGTATAGTATCCTTGAACTGAACGACAAACTGGTCGCCGAGTTAAAAGAAATAGCCAAAGCATTAAATATCCCTGATTACAATGCACTCCGCAAACAGGAGTTGATCTATAAAATACTTGACCAACAAGCCATTTCTCCCCAAAAAACTGCCAACGCAACAATCGCGATGAAGGAAGAAAAAAAAGCCGACCAAGCGAAAGAGACAACCACGGATCAACCATCCAACACTCCGTCTCCTGAAAAAACAGAAAAACCGGTAGAAGCAAAACAGCAGTCTCCCCAAGCAAGTGCTGAAGAGAAAAGTCGGCCACCACGGTCTGAGAAACCCACAGAGGAAAAAAGAGAACAACAGGAGAAAGTAAGTTCGGAATCAGCTCCATCTTCTTCCAACCACTCCAGAAACGAGGGAGGAAAACCATCTCAGAGTAATGGTCAGAACCACAGCGACCGGTCTTCCAACCAGAATAACGATCGTCAAAGGAACTTTCAACAGCAGAGACCGCAGCGTCAGGAGAAAAAAACACCACCGGAAGATCTGTTCGATTTCGATGGCATCATCGTTAGTGAGGGTGTACTTGAAATCATGCCTGATGGCTACGGATTCCTCAGGTCATCCGACTACAACTACCTGACCTCACCCGATGATATTTATGTTTCCCAGTCACAGATCAAATTATTCGGTTTGAAAACCGGTGATACCGTTCGGGGAAGCATCAGACCTCCAAAGGAAGGTGAAAAGTATTTCCCGCTGATCAAAGTTGAAAAGATCAATGGAAGGGAACCTGACTACGTTAGGGATCGCGTACCTTTTGATCACCTGACACCCCTGTTCCCGTTTGAGAAGCTACAGCTTACCGGACATCGTAAAAGCAACTTGTCCACCCGTGTTATGGATCTCTTTACCCCTATCGGTAAAGGACAACGCGGATTGATTGTTGCGCAACCAAAAACCGGTAAAACCACTTTATTGAAAGATGTGGCCAATGCCATTGCAGAAAATCATCCGGAAGTTTACCTGCTGGTATTGCTGATCGATGAACGTCCAGAAGAGGTGACAGACATGGCCAGAAGCGTTCGTGCGGAGGTTATTTCATCAACGTTTGATGAGCCTGCAGAACGCCATGTAAAAGTGGCCAACATTGTTCTGGAGAAAGCCAAACGCATGGTGGAATGCGGACATGATGTTGTGATCCTGCTGGATTCCATCACCCGTCTGGCACGTGCTTATAACACTGTTTCACCGGCATCCGGCAAAGTGCTTTCCGGTGGTGTTGATGCCAACGCTCTTCACAAACCCAAGCGCTTCTTCGGTGCGGCCCGGAAAATTGAAAACGGCGGCTCATTAACCATCCTCGCTACTGCCCTTACAGAGACAGGTTCCAAAATGGATGATGTGATCTTTGAAGAGTTCAAAGGAACCGGTAACATGGAGCTGCAACTCGACAGAAAGATCTCCAACAAGCGTATCTACCCTGCCATCGATATCGTTACGTCAAGCACCCGTCGCGAAGATCTCCTCCTGGACAAAGAAGTACTGCCACGTATATGGGTGCTTCGCAATCACCTGTCCGATATGAACGCGGTGGAAGCCATGGAGTTCTTATTGGATAGAATGAGGCATACCAAGACCAACGAAGAGTTCCTGGTCTCCATGAACAGCTAGAAAGCACGTATCAATTCCGGGACTTGTTCAGCTGTGCAAGGGCACCGCTACCCATCACCCATATCAGGGTGAGGATTCCCAGGACAAGAAACATTCCTCCGGCCATCCACAAGGCATGGTCCAGCGAATATACATCCGCTAACCAGCCAAGAAAAGGGGAGGCTATCGCAGCGATACAGCGAATTACAAAACTGCGGATGGAAAGGACGGTAGCACGCATTCCTGCCGGACAAAGGATATTGATATAGCTTCTCATCAGTGGCGTCGCCAATCCGCGGATGGCATAAAAGATCGAAAACAATATCAACACGTACCAATTCCCAAAGAATGGCATGCACAAAAATCCACCGGTGATGCCACACAGCATCACCCATGCCATTGTACGTTTGCCAAATTTATCATCCAGATGGCCGGAAAAATATGCGGTGATACCAACAATGAATTGCAAACCGGTCCACATAAACCCAAACCAAAAGACCGGCAAACCTATTCGCTGAAAGGTCGGTTGCAGGAAAATCTTTGCCATCAACAACGTGGCAACGCCAAGCACCGCCGAATACATCATCACCGCACTTAACGCCTTATTTTCCGTTGAAAGAAATCGCAGGATCTCTCTGACAGGAGTGATCTTTCTATTTTCCGGGTCAGTGACTTCCGCTTCCTTCAAACTCCAGGCTACGGGAACCGCGATGAGAGAAACAGCACACTGAGCAATGTACGGGTAACGCAAACTAATACCTGCCAATATTCCTCCGGCTATACCAGCCAGGCCTTCTGCAAAATTCCCTATAGATACGACCCTCCCTTCATGGCGGATATAGGTGGCTTCCTTACCAGTGGCTTTCAGTGATTCAAACAACAAGGCGGAATCTGTTCCTGATACAAAACTCATGCCTACGCCCAAACAAATTTCCGCCAGGAGTAACCATAAGAATGATGAAGCGAACGTGTATAGGAGAAAGCCGGTAAATGTGGCTGTGGTGCCAATGATCAGGGTATTGCGCCTGCCATAGCGATCGGAAAAATAACCCGATGGTATTTCCAGTATAGCAATGGTCAGGTAGTATCCGGATTGTAGCAGTGTAATCTCCCGCAGGGTCAGGCCCAGGTCTTCATAGAATAGGATGAAGATGGGCATGAAGAGCATGAACCATCTTGAAACTTTCAGGACATATAATTTCCAGATGTTACCGGCAACAGCTTGCATGCCTGCAAAGGTAAGCATGTAATGGATTCAGAATCCGCAAATAGCGTATACACCCTAAACTTTAGGCCTCATCGTATTGCGGATCAGCGCTACTTCACGCTGAAGATCAACGACTGCCTGGGCGAGTTCGTCACGGCTCAGGTTAGGCTCAGGAAGTTCTGCGCTGATATAATGTTCGAAGCGCCATATCTCACTTACTTCGGCCACGTTGATCGCGTACGGTTCATAGGCCGGATTGGTGGAACACAAAAGGAAGGTATTGTCTTTTTCCAATTGATTGGTCACCATTTTAAATACGATCCCGTCATTCTGGGTGATAATGATACAAGGTTCACCATCCTTGATCCTGTTCCAGTTCTGCACAAAGGATGCCGTTACCCATGAGCCCGGTGAGACGGGTGGCATTGAATCTCCTTTGATCGGGAATGTTCGGTACTTTCTTTCCCTGGGCATAAATGGGAGTCTGAAAGTGGGCAGCACTTTAATATAATCCGGATCGGCGAAGCCACGGGTATAACCGGCACTGGCTTCTACAGGCACCAGCTCGATATTCTCGAGGCCATCCTGATCCACCGTGGTCGATAAGACCCGTAGCTTCTTGCCATCCGTGTCAATGGTAACCCCCTTTTCAAGATCTGTCAGGGCTTTCTCGGAAAGTGCCGAGAGATCTTTCCTGATCAGAATATCCAAAGGGATCTGAACCAAATCCGCCAGTACGACCAACACCTCCAGATTGGGCTGGGCATGCCCGAGTTCATAACCACTTAATGAGGCGCGTTTCACACCCAATTCAAGGGCCATTTCCTCCTGGGAAAGCCCTTTCCTTTGCCGGAGAATTTGCATGTTGCCTGCTAAAAAATGTACAGGCTCATGTCCGGTTGACGACTTTTTTATCATGGGAATGACGGATTTATCGTCAAATATAACAGATTCTCCTGAACAAAAAAAGCCCCCCGTTGTGCGGGAGGCTTTTTGCATTGGTTTACCAAAAAACCGAGCAACTTTTATTTCTCAAACTTCACGTATCCTTCAGGCACCTTGAACTTATCGTCGCCTACGGCTTGCTTGGTGATCTTTGTCACCTCCATACGGGTACGTTCTTCCCTGAGCAGTGAATATTCAACTGACAAAAAGGGAAATGAGGCTTCCACACCGTCCAGGACGAGGTAGTAGACCATCGCATTTTCTTTTCTGTTGACTGTTGTAACCAGATTCAAAAAGAACCCGAACTCTCCTGGTGCCAGCCAGTAGGTCACTTCTGTATTCTTTGCCTTATTCCGAACACGAACCTGTTCGCATTCATAACCATGAATGGATTTCTTGTTGCCTGTCTTGATCACTTCGTAGTCGCTTTTAGTACCCGGATCAATCGGTGAGTTGTTTACATCCATGTACAGTTTCCTGTCCGGGCTCAACGCGAGCAATGTTTTCTCCTTCAGATCCACCAGCATCACACCTTTCACTTCTCCCTTCACCGTATTCTCAATCCTGATCTTGTCTCCCTTCACATAATACACATAATTGGATGTATCCGTGGTGGTCATTTTTACGAACTCGATGACACCTTCGAAGTCACCGGCCGAACTTGAACTGATGCCCGCAGCTAACATAACTACAAGCAACACAAACGATCTGATGGTTTTTTTCATGGTAAGAATTGATTTCAATCCGTGAACAAATTAACTCTTTTTTAATTAAGATAACAAAACAAATGCCACTAACGCAACGGTTTTGATATCAACATCTTAATGTTGATATCAATCCCATTATGGTTCTGAAAGTTCCGGATTGAAAAGAAAACCGTAGTCGGACAGTGTCTTCAGAAAAGCGATCAGATCCGCCTTTTCATCGGGTGATAACTGCACTCCGCCTTTGTGAACATTTTTCATCAATGGGTCAATGGTGGCGGAGTTTACCAAACCCTCACTGTAAAAGTCTATCACTTCCTCCAGCGTCTTGAATCTTCCGTCGTGCATATAAGGGGCGGTAAACTCAATATTCCTCAGTGTGGGGGTTTTAAATTTACCCCGGTCCTTGGCAAGTCCTGTTACCGCCTCCCTGCCCACGTCGGAAAAAACGGAATCAAGGCCATTGTTATGGAAGATATTATCCATAAACAATCCACCAGTCACCGGGTGACAATGGAAGCAATCTCCTTTCTCAGTGGTATATATCTCCCTGCCTCTTAATTCTTCCTCTGTAAAGAAGTCCTCGTTACGGAGAATCTTATCATAGCGGCTATCTGCAGAAATCATGATCCTTTC
The sequence above is a segment of the Flavobacteriales bacterium genome. Coding sequences within it:
- a CDS encoding helix-turn-helix domain-containing protein; translated protein: MIKKSSTGHEPVHFLAGNMQILRQRKGLSQEEMALELGVKRASLSGYELGHAQPNLEVLVVLADLVQIPLDILIRKDLSALSEKALTDLEKGVTIDTDGKKLRVLSTTVDQDGLENIELVPVEASAGYTRGFADPDYIKVLPTFRLPFMPRERKYRTFPIKGDSMPPVSPGSWVTASFVQNWNRIKDGEPCIIITQNDGIVFKMVTNQLEKDNTFLLCSTNPAYEPYAINVAEVSEIWRFEHYISAELPEPNLSRDELAQAVVDLQREVALIRNTMRPKV
- a CDS encoding DUF4412 domain-containing protein, with translation MKKTIRSFVLLVVMLAAGISSSSAGDFEGVIEFVKMTTTDTSNYVYYVKGDKIRIENTVKGEVKGVMLVDLKEKTLLALSPDRKLYMDVNNSPIDPGTKSDYEVIKTGNKKSIHGYECEQVRVRNKAKNTEVTYWLAPGEFGFFLNLVTTVNRKENAMVYYLVLDGVEASFPFLSVEYSLLREERTRMEVTKITKQAVGDDKFKVPEGYVKFEK